The Chanos chanos chromosome 6, fChaCha1.1, whole genome shotgun sequence genome includes a region encoding these proteins:
- the rargb gene encoding retinoic acid receptor gamma-B isoform X1, with the protein MFDCVEPLGVGARQLFDVSSQGSCMLRKASSFFPGLETFSWASSTSMQSVETQSTSSEEMVPSSPSPPPPPRIYKPCFVCQDKSSGYHYGVSSCEGCKGFFRRSIQKNMVYTCHRDKNCQINKVTRNRCQYCRLQKCFEVGMSKEAVRNDRNKKKKDVKEEVVLPESYELSGELEELVNKVSKAHRETCPSLCQLGKYTTNSSADHRVQLDLGLWDKFSELSTKCIIKIVEFAKRLPGFTSLTIADQITLLKSACLDILMLRICTRYTPEQDTMTFSDGLTLNRTQMHNAGFGPLTDLVFAFAGQLLPLEMDDTETGLLSAICLICGDRMDLEEPERVDRLQEPLLEALKIYARRRRPNKPHMFPRMLMKVTDLRGISTKGAERAITLKMEIPGPMPPLIREMLENPEAFEETPESGGGAIAPPLPPPAIQAIKRERDEESALEEEEDEEDDCGEEERERGGDSEDEGWGFGQVEMDGAARKSMTGRAQ; encoded by the exons cggTGGAGACCCAGAGCACTAGCTCAGAGGAGATGGTGCCCAGctctccatcaccaccacccccgCCTCGTATCTACAAGCCCTGCTTCGTGTGTCAGGACAAATCATCCGGCTACCATTACGGCGTCAGCTCCTGTGAGGGCTGCAAG GGGTTTTTCCGCCGTAGTATCCAGAAGAACATGGTGTACACCTGTCACAGGGATAAGAACTGCCAGATTAACAAAGTGACTCGGAACCGCTGCCAGTACTGTCGCCTGCAGAAGTGTTTTGAGGTCGGCATGTCCAAGGAAG CGGTGAGAAATGACaggaataagaagaagaaggacGTGAAGGAGGAAGTGGTTCTGCCGGAGAGTTATGAGCTGAGTGGAGAACTGGAGGAACTGGTCAACAAAGTCAGCAAGGCCCACAGAGAAACCTGTCCCTCACTCTGCCAGCTCGGCAAATACACTACT aactCCAGCGCTGATCACAGGGTTCAGTTAGATCTTGGTTTGTGGGACAAATTTAGCGAACTCTCTACTAAATGCATCATTAAGATTGTAGAGTTTGCCAAGCGCCTGCCTGGTTTTACCTCCCTAACTATCGCAGACCAGATCACCCTGCTCAAATCTGCCTGTTTAGACATACTG ATGTTGCGGATCTGTACCCGGTACACTCCAGAACAGGACACGATGACGTTCTCAGACGGGCTGACTCTGAACAGAACTCAGATGCATAATGCTGGCTTTGGTCCACTCACAGACCTGGTGTTTGCTTTCGCTGGGCAACTCTTACCTCTGGAGATGGATGACACGGAAACAGGCCTGCTCAGTGCCATCTGTCTCATCTGTGGAG atcgtATGGACTTGGAGGAGCCTGAGAGAGTGGACCGGCTGCAGGAGCCACTGCTGGAAGCTCTGAAGATCTACGCTCGCCGCCGCCGCCCCAACAAACCACACATGTTTCCCCGCATGCTAATGAAAGTCACTGACCTCAGAGGCATCAGCACTAAAG gtgcaGAGCGAGCCATTACACTGAAGATGGAGATCCCAGGCCCTATGCCCCCCCTCATTAGAGAAATGCTGGAGAACCCAGAGGCCTTTGAGGAGACCCctgagagtggaggaggggCCATTGCTCCCCCCCTGCCTCCCCCTGCCATACAGGCCATCAAacgagagagggatgaagagtCAGccctggaggaagaggaagatgaagaggatgactgtggagaagaagagagagagaggggaggggacaGTGAAGATGAGGGATGGGGTTTTGGACAAGTGGAAATGGATGGAGCAGCAAGAAAGAGTATGACTGGCAgagcacagtga